In Humulus lupulus chromosome 7, drHumLupu1.1, whole genome shotgun sequence, the following are encoded in one genomic region:
- the LOC133792509 gene encoding protein argonaute MEL1-like, with amino-acid sequence MALVSISPEVTAKKVNRDIIKQLDTLYRASHLANLRVAYDGGKSIYTARELPFSSKEFIIKLSDNDRETGSSSTRSHREREFKVTIKFASKPDLHHLRQFLQSRQLDAPQETIQALDVALRGDPSDKYTVVGRSFFHRTLGHPGELANGIIYWKGYYQSLRPIQLGLFLNIDVSTRAFYETIRVFDFVFKNFNVRDDLRPLHDQVRLQLKKILKGVKVACNHLQNTRTYKITGISTEPLNKLMFTLDDKMTLISVAAYFQDKYKIKLKYVTWPALQVGNAARPIYLPMEVCTIVEGQRYSKKLNEMQVTNLLKATCQRPNGREESIWRIVKQNKYSDQELVQDFGISVANNSTMVDARVLPPPVLLYRGTGREATEHPRFGQWNMSNKKMINGGQVEFWTCVNFSRINSDIHDRFCSELVSTCLNRGMAFQTRPVIPCSAWPANQIERALRSVHEQCKKILINKHLQLLIVILPDSGGSYGMIKRICETELGIVSQCCEPKQAVKLNRQYLENLSLKINSKVLVVQEKHCDPAFIGLWKIPTVFILEIDTEFIEDIAFRHVHNVAFEKSDLFFIFMLRPLSTQIVVDDLEIYAAKVKILMVLKHWIDMDSEDVFEHYKAAAASSGQKKDSKRAREESSKTPSKKARTDDPPAIAPSKENSPPPPSSEQSASTPTDQ; translated from the exons ATGGCGTTG GTATCGATAAGTCCTGAAGTAACAGCAAAGAAGGTAAACCGTGACATTATCAAACAGCTGGATACTCTCTACCGTGCCTCTCATTTGGCTAATCTGAGAGTTGCTTATGATGGCGGGAAGTCTATCTACACTGCTAGGGAGTTGCCATTTTCCTCcaaagaatttattataaagttgtcTGACAATGATAGAGAAACTGGAAGCTCTAGTACCAGGAG CCATAGGGAACGTGAATTTAAGGTGACCATCAAGTTTGCTTCGAAGCCAGACTTACATCATCTGCGACAGTTTTTACAGAGCAGGCAACTTGATGCTCCTCAAGAGACAATTCAAGCACTGGATGTTGCTCTCAGAGGAGATCCATCGGATAA GTATACTGTTGTTGGGAGGTCGTTTTTTCACCGCACACTGGGGCATCCTGGTGAGCTTGCAAATGGCATAATCTATTGGAAAGGGTACTATCAAAGTTTGAGGCCAATTCAACTAGGGCTTTTTCTTAACATTG ATGTTTCAACAAGGGCTTTTTATGAAACTATAAGGGTATTTGATTTCGTTTTCAAAAACTTTAATGTGAGAGACGATCTAAGGCCATTGCATGATCAAGTCCGACTCCAG CTAAAGAAAATTTTGAAAGGGGTTAAAGTAGCATGCAATCATTTGCAGAATACAAGGACTTATAAGATTACTGGGATATCGACAGAGCCACTAAACAAATTAAT gttTACTCTTGATGATAAGATGACACTGATTTCAGTTGCTGCTTACTTTCAAGACAAGTACAAAATCAAACTCAAATATGTGACATGGCCTGCTCTGCAAGTAGGAAATGCAGCAAGGCCTATTTACTTACCCATGGAG GTTTGTACAATTGTTGAGGGGCAAAGGTACTCTAAGAAACTCAATGAAATGCAAGTAACCAATCTATTGAAGGCAACCTGTCAAAGACCAAACGGCAGGGAAGAAAGCATTTGGCGAATTGTTAAGCAGAACAAATACAGTGATCAGGAACTTGTCCAGGATTTTGGAATTAGTGTTGCAAACAATTCGACAATGGTTGATGCTCGAGTTTTGCCTCCACcagtg CTTTTATACAGAGGTACTGGGAGGGAGGCTACTGAGCATCCTCGATTTGGGCAATGGAATATGTCCAATA AAAAAATGATCAATGGAGGCCAAGTTGAGTTTTGGACATGTGTGAACTTCTCGCGTATCAATTCAGATATTCATGATCGCTTTTGTTCAGAATTGGTCAGTACTTGCCTCAATAGGGGAATG GCCTTCCAAACTAGACCAGTAATTCCCTGCAGCGCTTGGCCAGCTAACCAAATTGAGAGGGCTTTGAGATCTGTTCATGAGCAATGCAAGAAGATACTTATCAACAAACATCTACAGTTGTTAATAGTTATCTTGCCTGATTCTGGTGGTTCATATG GGATGATTAAACGAATTTGTGAAACTGAGCTTGGAATTGTTTCACAATGCTGTGAGCCTAAACAGGCAGTGAAGCTCAACAGACAGTATTTGGAGAATCTATCCCTGAAGATTAATAGCAAG GTTCTTGTAGTACAAGAGAAACATTGTGATCCTGCATTCATTGGTCTATGGAAAATACCTACTGTATTCATTCTAGAG ATCGACACAGAGTTCATTGAAGACATAGCATTCAG GCATGTTCACAATGTGGCTTTTGAAAAATCAGATTTATTCTTCATTTTTATGCTTAGGCCCCTATCAACTCAGATAGTAGTTGATGATCTTGAAATTTACGCAGCCAAG GTTAAAATTTTGatggtcttaaagcattggattg atatggactccgaggacgtcTTTGAGCATTATAAGGCTGCTGCTGCCTCTTCTGGCCAAAAGAAAGATAGTAAGAGGGCTCGAGAGGAGAGCAGTAAGactccctcgaagaaggctcgaactgaCGATCCTCCAGCCATTGCCCCCtcgaaggagaactcaccacctccaccATCCTCCGAGCAGTCGGCCTCCACTCCCACCGACCAATAG